A window of SAR324 cluster bacterium genomic DNA:
TTTTAATGATGAAGACAAATTAAGATTTTTCTTCAACAGTTATTTTATTGCCATAATAGTAACCATACTAACACTGTTGATATCTATACTGTCTGGTTATAGTTTTAGTAGGTTCGACTTCAAGCTCAAAAGGATACTTAATTTATCTATCATTAGTACACAGACAATACCTCCTATAACTCTGCTAATACCATACTTCGGTATCGTCGTTACGTTCAAAATTTTCGATACTTACTTAGCCCTAATCTTAACCTACCTAGTTTTCACAATACCATATGCCACCCTAATGATGACCAGTTATTTTAATACTTTACCAAAGGAATTGGATGACGCCGTATTGATGGATGGAGGTTCGAATTTCACAGCTCTTTGTAGAGTAATTATACCAATATCCCTACCAGGAATTGTTGCAACGTGTGTTTATACTTTTTTACTATGTTGGAATGAATTTCTGTTCGCGCTTACTTTGACTAAATCGTACGAGATGAGGACCGTTCCAATTGGCATTCAGCTGTTAATGGGACAGCATGCATATGAGTGGAATGAAATGATGGCTATGAGTAT
This region includes:
- a CDS encoding carbohydrate ABC transporter permease, which gives rise to MIKEDIKIRLLVYIGLLVGLIFTLFPVFWIFISSVKTNTEVFAYPPSFIPENFTLSAYFNIFNDEDKLRFFFNSYFIAIIVTILTLLISILSGYSFSRFDFKLKRILNLSIISTQTIPPITLLIPYFGIVVTFKIFDTYLALILTYLVFTIPYATLMMTSYFNTLPKELDDAVLMDGGSNFTALCRVIIPISLPGIVATCVYTFLLCWNEFLFALTLTKSYEMRTVPIGIQLLMGQHAYEWNEMMAMSIIGTIPILFLYLFAQKYFLAGLTSGSVKF